The Variovorax paradoxus B4 genome includes a region encoding these proteins:
- a CDS encoding ParB/RepB/Spo0J family partition protein: MRAPDGLDLSALSQFRAADLLTVEAAPAGPGAPAQVALERIDFDPGQPRRRMRGERIEELAESIREHGVLEPVSLRCHPEHAHRYIVNRGERRVRAARRAGLSCVPAFVDPRVDPFAQAAENLHRDDMSPFDLAAFIAEREGEGHSRAEIARRLGKPRSFITEAARLSDAPRQLRQAVEEGRLGADVRVLYQLVAVARDRPQELQELIARGGPIGRVQTRSRPQSPEPVGGSAAPPPGNGIPRIISGGRTVLVVEHGGRRGSLRIKAKDGNVGEVRFGDGTRAMLPLADLRLVCWATEE, translated from the coding sequence ATGAGGGCGCCCGACGGCCTGGACCTGAGTGCGCTGTCGCAGTTCAGGGCGGCCGATCTGCTCACGGTCGAAGCCGCCCCTGCGGGCCCAGGCGCACCGGCGCAGGTGGCGCTCGAACGCATCGACTTCGACCCCGGCCAGCCGCGCCGTCGCATGCGGGGCGAACGCATCGAGGAACTCGCCGAATCGATCCGCGAGCATGGCGTGCTGGAGCCGGTGTCCCTGCGCTGCCATCCAGAGCACGCGCACCGGTACATCGTCAACCGCGGCGAGCGCAGGGTGCGCGCGGCGCGCCGGGCCGGCCTGTCCTGCGTTCCGGCGTTCGTGGACCCGCGGGTCGATCCCTTCGCGCAGGCGGCGGAGAACCTGCACCGTGACGACATGTCGCCGTTCGATCTGGCGGCCTTCATCGCCGAGCGGGAAGGGGAAGGCCATTCGCGCGCCGAGATCGCGCGCAGGTTGGGCAAACCGCGCTCCTTCATCACCGAGGCCGCGCGGCTCAGCGACGCACCGCGGCAGTTGCGGCAAGCGGTGGAGGAAGGGCGGCTCGGCGCGGATGTGCGGGTGCTCTACCAGTTGGTGGCCGTCGCGCGAGATCGCCCGCAGGAACTCCAGGAACTGATCGCGCGGGGCGGCCCGATCGGACGTGTCCAGACCAGGAGCCGCCCGCAATCGCCCGAGCCCGTCGGCGGCTCGGCGGCGCCGCCGCCCGGAAACGGGATCCCGAGGATCATCAGCGGCGGCCGTACGGTGCTGGTGGTCGAGCATGGAGGACGGCGCGGGTCCTTGCGCATCAAGGCGAAGGACGGCAACGTCGGCGAAGTCCGCTTCGGCGATGGCACGCGCGCCATGCTGCCGTTGGCGGACTTGCGGCTGGTGTGCTGGGCCACGGAGGAATAG
- a CDS encoding helix-turn-helix domain-containing protein codes for MHKVWLLLLPGFLLLDVIRMLAVFKAANASFRRTRNKLAGYDVRLASAAGGQTLSSSGVALSTGALPHRLVGRASTLFISGEPVPGAAEAAGVQRLREWLSRNRRRLNRCAVLGAQALLPPAPETRVVRRQGRAAPPALRSGGQGPDLFAAGMRTRSWRVIEPGQGADLALSWIEEDRGAAFVETLASRLPGPRSRRCGMLRRRRLPPASDARIGVLHQWIAAHLQEKLSVARLAQEVHMSTRSFARFYERATGLSPGRGVQQIRLDAARRLLETSTRPLKAIAAQCGYGSQEVMRRAFVRDLQMTPREYRRRHTAMKAAGAA; via the coding sequence ATGCACAAGGTTTGGCTCCTGCTGCTTCCCGGCTTCCTTCTTCTCGACGTCATCCGCATGCTCGCGGTCTTCAAGGCCGCCAATGCCTCCTTTCGCCGGACGCGCAACAAGCTCGCCGGCTACGATGTGCGGCTGGCCTCCGCCGCGGGCGGCCAAACCCTGAGTTCAAGCGGTGTGGCACTGTCGACGGGTGCATTGCCGCACCGGCTCGTCGGGCGGGCGAGCACGCTCTTCATCAGCGGCGAACCCGTTCCGGGCGCGGCCGAGGCGGCAGGCGTGCAGCGCCTGCGCGAATGGCTCTCCAGGAACCGACGGCGTCTGAACCGCTGCGCCGTGCTGGGCGCGCAGGCATTGCTGCCGCCTGCGCCGGAGACCCGCGTCGTGCGACGACAGGGGCGTGCCGCGCCGCCGGCGCTGCGCTCTGGCGGGCAGGGACCGGACCTGTTCGCGGCCGGCATGAGAACGCGCAGCTGGCGCGTCATCGAACCGGGCCAGGGCGCCGATCTGGCGCTGTCCTGGATCGAGGAGGACCGGGGCGCCGCGTTTGTCGAGACACTTGCTTCCCGCCTGCCCGGACCGCGCAGCCGTCGCTGCGGCATGCTGCGCCGTCGCCGCTTGCCGCCCGCGTCCGACGCGCGGATCGGCGTGCTGCACCAGTGGATCGCGGCACATCTGCAAGAGAAGCTGAGCGTCGCCCGATTGGCACAGGAGGTCCACATGTCCACGCGCTCCTTCGCGCGCTTCTACGAACGCGCGACGGGTCTCTCGCCCGGGCGTGGCGTTCAGCAGATCCGCCTCGACGCCGCCCGTCGCCTGCTCGAGACGAGCACGCGCCCCCTCAAGGCCATCGCCGCGCAGTGCGGCTACGGATCACAGGAGGTGATGCGAAGAGCCTTCGTTCGCGACCTGCAGATGACGCCGCGCGAATACCGGCGCCGCCACACGGCGATGAAAGCTGCCGGCGCGGCCTAG
- a CDS encoding autoinducer binding domain-containing protein has protein sequence MNEWTQDVLGRLNEASEPSQVLAQVSVAARRLGFEHCAYGLRTLVPFTRPKTLIFSTYDERWSRRYISAGYLQVDPTVAHGVHSGAPVVWSNEVFRDAPQMWDEARSFGLRVGWAQSVFEPDARVGMLSLARSGEPLTAAEMRAKDRSLQWLVNNAHRAFCRLLGGPLAGIEPLTKRQVEVLRWTGDGKTSDEIAAILCISKPTVDFHLRNAMARFGAATKSSAAAFASRLGLLN, from the coding sequence ATGAACGAGTGGACCCAAGATGTTCTCGGTCGGTTGAACGAGGCCAGCGAACCATCCCAGGTGCTCGCGCAGGTCAGCGTGGCCGCCAGGCGCCTCGGCTTCGAGCACTGCGCCTACGGGCTGCGCACCCTCGTGCCCTTCACCCGGCCGAAAACTTTGATTTTCAGCACCTACGATGAGCGATGGAGCCGCCGGTACATCAGTGCGGGATATCTCCAGGTGGATCCCACCGTCGCCCACGGCGTGCACAGCGGGGCGCCCGTGGTCTGGAGCAACGAAGTCTTCCGGGACGCGCCGCAGATGTGGGACGAGGCGCGCTCTTTCGGCCTGCGCGTCGGCTGGGCGCAATCGGTCTTCGAGCCCGACGCGCGGGTCGGCATGCTGTCGCTTGCCCGCTCGGGCGAACCGCTGACGGCTGCGGAGATGCGCGCCAAGGACCGCTCGCTCCAGTGGCTGGTGAATAACGCCCACCGCGCGTTCTGCCGCCTCCTGGGCGGCCCGCTCGCGGGGATTGAACCGCTGACGAAGCGGCAGGTGGAGGTGCTGCGCTGGACGGGCGACGGCAAGACGAGCGACGAAATCGCGGCCATCCTCTGCATCTCGAAGCCCACGGTCGATTTCCATCTGAGGAATGCAATGGCGAGATTCGGTGCCGCCACCAAGAGCTCGGCCGCAGCGTTCGCTTCACGCCTCGGGCTCCTGAACTGA
- a CDS encoding acyl-homoserine-lactone synthase yields MEIIAGTIDSFSADVLFDMARYRHEVFVEKLGWKLHTRGRLELDEFDRKDTIYLIARNPDGEIVGTSRLLPTHRPYLLASVFPQLLGDTPAPCSPDIWELSRFAAGDGTRLGGDPHGWSLALDMLSAAMRTVAKEGGRRLISASPLGIERILRRTGLSAHRAAPPVRVDGQLLFACLIDVDKNWCPHRDRHADGIGRVARRPAGEGAAAIRSVQEPEA; encoded by the coding sequence ATGGAGATCATTGCGGGAACGATCGATTCTTTCTCGGCGGACGTGCTGTTCGACATGGCACGCTACCGGCACGAGGTTTTCGTCGAGAAGCTGGGCTGGAAACTCCATACGCGCGGCCGGCTGGAACTCGACGAATTCGACCGGAAGGACACCATCTATCTGATCGCACGCAATCCGGACGGCGAGATCGTCGGCACGAGCCGCCTGTTGCCCACGCACCGGCCCTATCTTCTGGCCAGCGTCTTCCCGCAGCTGCTCGGCGACACGCCGGCGCCGTGCTCGCCCGACATCTGGGAACTGTCGCGATTCGCCGCCGGCGACGGCACGCGGCTGGGCGGGGATCCGCATGGATGGTCGCTCGCGCTGGACATGCTGAGCGCCGCGATGCGGACCGTCGCCAAGGAGGGCGGACGACGGCTCATCAGCGCCTCGCCTCTGGGCATCGAGCGCATCCTGCGTCGCACGGGCCTGTCCGCGCACCGTGCAGCACCGCCAGTGCGGGTCGACGGCCAGCTTCTGTTCGCCTGCCTCATCGACGTGGACAAGAACTGGTGTCCGCACCGGGACCGCCACGCCGACGGGATCGGCCGAGTCGCCCGCCGGCCTGCGGGCGAAGGGGCCGCTGCCATCCGTTCAGTTCAGGAGCCCGAGGCGTGA
- a CDS encoding DMT family transporter, translating into MASAQANRRGILLMLVAMGCYVLNDVFVKLAAQSLPPGQVLAVRGAFATLFVLALARGTRAGWRTALRPIVGVRCGLEITTALSSVVALSLAPLATVSTLMMTAPLMIAATAMALRWEPWHGGRLLATAAGFAGVLLVIQPSARSEVPAAGLACALLCAASLAARDLVTRRIPATVPSSIIAVATTLAVCLAGLLLDLVERWAPPTRHELGMLAAAAGCAALGNYALIVACRGVDLSVVTPFRYSLIVWALLLGYAIWGDMPRPEAAAGVVLIVAAGAFTIWAARRP; encoded by the coding sequence ATGGCTAGCGCACAGGCCAACCGCCGCGGAATCCTGCTCATGCTGGTGGCCATGGGCTGCTACGTGCTCAACGATGTTTTCGTGAAGCTGGCAGCGCAGAGCCTCCCGCCCGGGCAGGTCCTGGCCGTGCGCGGCGCCTTCGCCACCCTCTTTGTCCTGGCCCTCGCCCGCGGGACACGCGCCGGCTGGCGCACGGCACTGCGGCCGATCGTCGGCGTGCGATGCGGGCTCGAGATCACGACCGCCCTCAGTTCCGTCGTCGCCCTGTCGCTCGCGCCGCTCGCCACGGTCAGCACGCTCATGATGACCGCGCCGCTGATGATTGCCGCCACTGCGATGGCGCTGCGATGGGAGCCTTGGCATGGGGGCCGACTGCTCGCCACCGCGGCGGGATTCGCCGGCGTCCTGCTGGTGATCCAGCCGTCCGCGCGGTCCGAGGTCCCTGCAGCCGGCCTCGCCTGCGCGTTGTTGTGTGCCGCCTCGCTCGCCGCGCGCGACCTGGTGACGCGGCGCATTCCCGCCACGGTCCCGTCGTCGATCATCGCCGTGGCGACCACGCTCGCCGTATGCCTGGCAGGCCTGCTGCTGGATCTCGTGGAACGCTGGGCGCCGCCCACGCGCCACGAGCTCGGCATGCTCGCTGCGGCGGCGGGTTGCGCGGCACTGGGCAACTACGCGCTCATCGTGGCCTGCCGCGGTGTCGATCTCTCGGTCGTCACGCCCTTTCGCTACAGCCTGATCGTCTGGGCGCTGCTGTTGGGATACGCGATCTGGGGCGACATGCCGCGCCCCGAAGCCGCCGCCGGCGTGGTCCTGATTGTCGCGGCCGGTGCCTTCACCATCTGGGCGGCGCGCCGTCCGTGA
- the pabB gene encoding aminodeoxychorismate synthase component I yields MHTLLIDNYDSFTYNLYQYLAACNGEPPIVLRNNEMHWDEVERMHFDNIVISPGPGRPQRRADLGISADALQRSRKPVLGVCLGHQAIAHHCGARVDLAVRPMHGRLDRVSHAQRDLFAGIPDRFEAVRYHSLAVTQLPSTLEPLAWTSDGTLMGLRHVSLPWWGVQFHPESICTEFGARLLRNFRDLTLEWLAQAPRREARDRFGPPLRFEGPQALSLHAECIDTTADAEAVFMGTFAQRDCVFWLDSSLAEPGRARFSFMGDASGPRAQVLNYRTAPRELMVRRGDVVQVRDESIFDYLRDHLPGQPPAGPPLPFDFACGFVGYFGYELKRELDGTHAHDADTPDAMWILADRFLAFDHAEQQVWIVCLDEAVPSNENRRWMQTMRARLAGAQATAPDDSAAAARDLQPLAWRIDLAIYRELILRCQHEILQGETYEVCLTNQLVGEGRIRPLEIYRILRRHNPAPYAAYLRFGGYAVLCASPELFLRISSAGDVESKPIKGTAARGATPAEDEAIADAMVADEKTRAENLMIVDLLRNDLNRVCEIDSVHVPSLFAVETYATVHQLVSTIRGRLRADLGAVDCIRAAFPGGSMTGAPKVRTMKILDELEAAARGIYSGSIGYLSLNGAAQLNIVIRTLVSANGRVSIGAGGAIVAMSDPDAEVEEIVLKAQALWDVLRRCGAPLGPRPGTAPDAGAAGDPGVPPLPEPPSAPAIPQATPAPSPPASGNG; encoded by the coding sequence ATGCACACGCTGTTGATCGACAACTACGACTCGTTCACCTACAACCTCTACCAGTACCTGGCGGCCTGCAACGGCGAGCCCCCGATCGTGCTGCGCAACAACGAGATGCACTGGGACGAGGTCGAGCGCATGCACTTCGACAACATCGTGATCTCGCCGGGCCCCGGACGTCCGCAGCGGCGCGCCGACCTCGGCATCTCGGCGGACGCGCTGCAGCGTTCCCGCAAGCCCGTGCTCGGCGTCTGCCTGGGCCACCAGGCCATCGCCCACCACTGCGGCGCCCGTGTCGACCTGGCGGTGCGACCGATGCACGGACGCCTGGACCGTGTCTCGCACGCGCAGCGCGATCTCTTCGCCGGCATCCCGGACCGCTTCGAGGCGGTGCGCTACCACTCGCTCGCAGTCACGCAGCTGCCCTCAACCCTGGAGCCGCTCGCCTGGACGTCCGACGGCACATTGATGGGACTGCGCCACGTCTCCCTGCCCTGGTGGGGGGTGCAGTTCCATCCGGAGTCGATCTGCACCGAATTCGGCGCACGGCTGCTGCGCAACTTCAGGGACCTGACGCTGGAGTGGCTCGCACAGGCGCCCCGGCGCGAGGCACGGGATCGCTTCGGCCCCCCGCTGCGCTTCGAAGGCCCGCAGGCGTTGTCGCTGCATGCGGAGTGCATCGACACCACAGCCGATGCCGAGGCCGTGTTCATGGGAACGTTCGCGCAGCGCGACTGCGTTTTCTGGCTGGACAGCAGCCTCGCCGAGCCCGGGCGGGCGCGCTTCTCCTTCATGGGCGACGCGAGCGGCCCGCGCGCCCAGGTGCTGAACTACCGCACCGCCCCGCGCGAACTGATGGTGCGCCGGGGCGACGTCGTCCAGGTGCGCGACGAGAGCATCTTCGACTACCTGCGCGACCACCTGCCGGGCCAGCCGCCTGCAGGTCCCCCGCTTCCCTTCGACTTCGCCTGTGGCTTCGTGGGCTACTTCGGCTATGAACTCAAGCGGGAGCTGGACGGCACGCATGCCCACGACGCGGACACCCCGGACGCGATGTGGATCCTCGCCGACCGCTTCCTCGCCTTCGACCACGCCGAGCAGCAGGTCTGGATCGTCTGCCTGGATGAGGCCGTGCCGTCCAATGAGAATCGTCGCTGGATGCAGACCATGCGCGCGCGGCTGGCAGGCGCACAGGCGACCGCGCCGGACGACAGCGCGGCCGCGGCCCGCGATCTGCAGCCACTGGCCTGGCGGATCGACCTGGCGATCTACCGGGAGCTGATCCTGCGCTGCCAGCACGAGATCCTGCAGGGCGAGACCTACGAGGTCTGCCTCACGAACCAACTGGTCGGCGAAGGACGCATCCGTCCGCTGGAGATCTACCGGATCCTGCGCAGGCACAACCCTGCCCCCTATGCGGCCTACCTGCGCTTCGGCGGCTATGCCGTGCTGTGCGCCTCGCCCGAACTCTTCCTGCGCATCTCCAGCGCCGGCGATGTGGAATCGAAGCCCATCAAGGGCACCGCGGCGCGCGGCGCGACGCCGGCCGAAGACGAGGCGATCGCGGACGCCATGGTCGCCGACGAGAAGACCCGCGCGGAGAACCTGATGATCGTCGACCTGCTGCGCAACGACCTCAACCGGGTCTGCGAGATCGACAGCGTTCACGTGCCGAGCCTGTTCGCGGTCGAGACCTATGCCACCGTGCACCAGCTGGTCAGCACGATCCGGGGGCGGCTGCGCGCGGACCTCGGAGCGGTCGATTGCATCCGCGCCGCGTTCCCCGGCGGCTCCATGACGGGTGCGCCCAAGGTGCGCACGATGAAGATCCTGGACGAACTCGAGGCGGCGGCCCGCGGCATCTACTCGGGCAGCATCGGCTATCTGTCGCTCAACGGCGCGGCGCAGCTCAACATCGTGATCCGCACCCTGGTGTCGGCCAACGGTCGCGTCTCCATCGGCGCCGGTGGCGCCATCGTCGCCATGTCCGATCCGGACGCCGAGGTCGAGGAGATCGTTCTGAAGGCGCAGGCGCTGTGGGACGTCCTCAGGCGTTGCGGCGCACCGCTCGGTCCGCGGCCGGGGACGGCGCCGGATGCCGGCGCCGCGGGCGATCCCGGCGTTCCGCCGCTCCCCGAGCCGCCGTCGGCGCCCGCGATCCCGCAGGCCACCCCCGCGCCGTCCCCGCCCGCGTCCGGCAATGGCTAG
- a CDS encoding Lrp/AsnC family transcriptional regulator — MNVDPISLDEHCLKILSALQHDGRQTVQQISEAVGLSPTPCWKRIKEMEAAGVIRGYTTRVDPELVGLHVSAVAEVNLDRHSEAMVQRFEEVVAASPQIIRCVSATGPADYILHVTVPDMKHYERFLHEVLFSLPGVTHVRSSIVLREIKSEVALPLGHLLGAKTGAAASRR, encoded by the coding sequence ATGAACGTTGATCCTATTTCTCTTGACGAGCATTGCCTCAAGATCCTTTCTGCGCTCCAGCACGACGGACGGCAAACCGTGCAGCAGATTTCCGAGGCCGTCGGGCTCTCGCCCACGCCCTGCTGGAAGCGCATCAAGGAGATGGAGGCCGCCGGCGTGATCCGCGGCTACACCACGCGGGTCGACCCCGAACTGGTGGGCCTGCACGTCTCGGCCGTGGCCGAGGTGAACCTCGACCGCCACAGCGAGGCGATGGTGCAGCGCTTCGAGGAGGTGGTGGCCGCGAGCCCGCAGATCATCCGCTGCGTGTCGGCCACCGGGCCCGCGGACTACATCCTCCACGTGACCGTGCCGGACATGAAGCACTACGAGCGCTTCCTGCACGAGGTGCTGTTCAGCCTGCCCGGCGTGACGCATGTGCGCTCGAGCATCGTGCTGCGCGAGATCAAGTCGGAGGTGGCGCTGCCGCTGGGCCACCTGCTCGGCGCGAAGACGGGCGCGGCGGCTTCGCGGCGCTAG
- a CDS encoding indolepyruvate ferredoxin oxidoreductase family protein — protein MNAPHKTTALQRPGYQLSDNLWADAGAVFITGTQALIRILAMQKQRDAARGLHTQGFVSGYRGSPLGMVDQAIWKAGERFKETGIRFVPAVNEELAATQVLGTQRVESDPERTVDGVYAMWYGKGPGVDRAGDALKHGNAYGSSPHGGVLVVAGDDHGCVSSSMPHQSDHAFMAWRMPVMQPASVAEYLEFGLYGYELSRYSGAWVGMAALSEIVESAGTVDLDAVNVRVAAWEDADAVRAATGHRPPADGLHYRWPDLPSLRIESRLEDKLAAVAAFTRRNSIDRHVIVSPHAKVGIVTCGKAHHDLMEVLRRLELTPAQLARAGVRLYKVGLSFPVEQTRLKAFAQGLDEILVVEEKGAVVETQLRDIFYNAPADARPVLVGKHDREGQPLVSALGELRPSRLIELVAHWLAVHFPDNHDLGDHLQHVRDFTPPELLGNASDAVKRLPYFCAGCPHNTSTKVPEGSTARAGIGCHFMANWMDRSTAGLIQMGGEGVDWISHAMFTKTPHVFQNLGDGTYYHSGYLAIRQAVAAKATLTYKILFNDAVAMTGGQPVDGVISVDAIARQVESEGVRQVVVVSDEISKYDDIKDRFPKGTEFHDRAALDDVQRRLRELPGVTVLIYEQTCAAEKRRRRKKGELADPPRRLYINEAVCEGCGDCTVQSNCVAVLPHETPMGRKRKIDQTSCNKDYSCAKGFCPSFVGVTGGKLRRKSGALAAGRDAFLHRVAALAHPAPHAWTGPYDLLVTGVGGTGVVTVGAVIAMAAHLEGKSASVLDFMGFAQKGGSVLSFVRLADAPERLNQVRIDTQQADAILACDVVVGASADALQTVRHGRTRVLANIHEIPVAESLRNPDAELHVDLLLEKMRFVAGEAQVETFDAQSLAEEFLGDTLAANIVATGYAWQRGLVPLSLEALMHAIELNGVAVAANQSAFSLGRLAAGDPAALEQLRAAPMQVQAQQAEERPLDALLADARRHLTGYQNAAWAQRFEKRVRMLQAAESALPGGDTRLPFTRNAARSLLKLMSYKDEYEVARLYTDGAFLQKLKDQFEGDLQLEFHMAPPLLSRAGHGRTPAKIRLGAWMLPVMKWLAHGKRLRGTKFDLFGYTQERRTERAMIIQFDHRLGELVAELSPANQQLAAQIAALPLSVRGFGHVKLANLALATEREAELLHRFAPQRYPRPEKNAQAGQFKGIAVVSQ, from the coding sequence ATGAACGCCCCCCACAAGACGACCGCACTCCAGCGGCCCGGCTACCAGCTTTCCGACAACCTCTGGGCCGATGCCGGCGCCGTCTTCATCACCGGCACGCAGGCGCTGATCCGCATCCTGGCGATGCAGAAGCAGCGCGACGCGGCCCGCGGCCTGCACACGCAGGGCTTCGTCAGCGGCTACCGCGGCTCGCCGCTGGGCATGGTCGACCAGGCCATCTGGAAGGCCGGCGAACGTTTCAAGGAAACGGGCATCCGCTTCGTGCCCGCGGTGAACGAGGAGCTCGCGGCCACGCAGGTGCTCGGCACGCAGCGTGTGGAGTCCGACCCCGAGCGCACCGTCGACGGCGTGTATGCCATGTGGTACGGCAAGGGGCCGGGCGTGGACCGCGCGGGTGACGCGCTCAAGCACGGCAATGCGTACGGCTCGTCGCCCCACGGCGGCGTGCTGGTGGTGGCGGGCGACGACCACGGCTGCGTGTCGTCGTCGATGCCGCACCAGAGCGACCACGCCTTCATGGCCTGGCGCATGCCCGTGATGCAGCCCGCCAGCGTGGCCGAGTACCTGGAGTTCGGCCTGTACGGCTACGAGCTGTCGCGCTATTCGGGCGCATGGGTCGGCATGGCGGCGCTGTCCGAAATCGTCGAGAGTGCCGGCACGGTGGATCTCGACGCGGTGAACGTGCGCGTGGCCGCCTGGGAAGACGCCGATGCCGTGCGCGCCGCCACCGGCCACCGCCCGCCGGCGGACGGCCTGCACTACCGCTGGCCCGACCTGCCGTCGCTGCGCATCGAGTCGCGGCTGGAGGACAAGCTCGCGGCCGTGGCCGCGTTCACGCGGCGCAACAGCATCGACCGCCACGTCATTGTGAGCCCGCACGCCAAGGTGGGCATCGTCACCTGCGGCAAGGCGCACCACGACCTGATGGAGGTGCTGCGGCGCCTCGAGCTCACGCCCGCGCAGCTCGCGCGCGCCGGTGTGCGGCTCTACAAGGTGGGGCTGAGCTTTCCGGTCGAGCAGACGCGCCTGAAGGCCTTCGCGCAGGGGCTCGACGAGATCCTCGTCGTGGAAGAGAAGGGCGCGGTGGTCGAGACGCAACTGCGCGACATCTTCTACAACGCACCCGCCGACGCGCGCCCCGTGCTCGTGGGCAAGCACGACCGCGAAGGCCAGCCGCTGGTGTCCGCGCTCGGCGAGCTGCGCCCCTCGCGCCTCATCGAGCTGGTCGCGCACTGGCTGGCCGTGCACTTTCCCGACAACCATGACCTGGGCGACCACCTGCAGCATGTGCGCGACTTCACCCCGCCCGAGCTGCTGGGCAACGCGAGCGACGCCGTCAAGCGCCTGCCGTACTTCTGCGCCGGCTGCCCGCACAACACCAGCACCAAGGTGCCCGAAGGCTCGACGGCGCGCGCGGGCATTGGCTGCCATTTCATGGCCAACTGGATGGACCGCAGCACCGCGGGCCTCATCCAGATGGGCGGCGAGGGCGTCGACTGGATCTCGCACGCGATGTTCACCAAGACGCCGCACGTGTTCCAGAACCTGGGCGACGGCACCTACTACCACTCGGGCTACCTCGCGATCCGCCAGGCCGTCGCGGCCAAGGCCACGCTCACCTACAAGATCCTGTTCAACGACGCGGTCGCGATGACCGGCGGCCAGCCGGTCGATGGCGTCATCAGCGTGGATGCCATCGCGCGGCAGGTCGAATCGGAAGGGGTGCGCCAGGTTGTCGTCGTCAGCGACGAAATCAGCAAGTACGACGACATAAAGGACCGCTTTCCGAAAGGCACCGAATTCCACGACCGCGCCGCGCTCGACGACGTTCAGCGGCGCCTGCGCGAACTGCCCGGCGTGACCGTGCTCATCTACGAGCAGACCTGCGCTGCCGAGAAGCGCCGCCGACGCAAGAAGGGCGAACTGGCCGATCCGCCCCGGCGCCTCTACATCAACGAGGCCGTGTGCGAAGGCTGCGGCGACTGCACCGTGCAGAGCAACTGCGTGGCCGTGCTCCCGCACGAGACGCCGATGGGCCGCAAGCGCAAGATCGACCAGACCAGCTGCAACAAGGACTATTCCTGCGCCAAGGGCTTCTGCCCCAGCTTCGTGGGCGTGACGGGCGGCAAGCTGCGCCGCAAGAGCGGGGCGCTGGCCGCGGGGCGCGACGCCTTCCTGCACCGCGTGGCCGCGCTGGCGCATCCCGCGCCGCACGCGTGGACCGGTCCCTACGACCTGCTGGTGACCGGCGTGGGCGGCACCGGCGTGGTGACGGTCGGCGCGGTCATCGCGATGGCCGCGCACCTCGAAGGCAAGTCGGCCAGCGTGCTCGATTTCATGGGCTTCGCGCAGAAGGGCGGCTCGGTGCTGAGCTTCGTGCGGCTGGCCGATGCACCCGAGCGGCTGAACCAGGTGCGCATCGACACGCAGCAGGCCGACGCCATCCTGGCGTGCGACGTGGTGGTGGGCGCCTCGGCCGACGCGCTGCAGACCGTGCGGCACGGGCGCACGCGGGTGCTCGCGAACATCCACGAGATTCCGGTGGCCGAGTCGCTGCGCAACCCTGATGCCGAGCTGCACGTGGACCTGCTGCTCGAGAAGATGCGCTTCGTCGCGGGGGAGGCACAGGTCGAGACCTTCGACGCGCAGAGCCTGGCCGAGGAGTTCCTCGGCGACACGCTGGCCGCGAACATCGTCGCGACCGGCTATGCGTGGCAGCGCGGCCTGGTGCCGCTGAGCCTGGAGGCGCTGATGCATGCGATCGAGCTCAACGGCGTGGCCGTGGCGGCCAACCAGTCGGCGTTCTCGCTGGGCCGGCTTGCGGCGGGCGATCCCGCGGCACTGGAGCAACTGCGTGCTGCGCCGATGCAAGTGCAGGCGCAGCAAGCCGAAGAGCGCCCGCTGGATGCGCTGCTCGCCGATGCGCGCCGGCATCTCACCGGCTATCAGAACGCCGCGTGGGCGCAGCGCTTCGAAAAGCGGGTGCGCATGCTGCAGGCGGCCGAGTCCGCGCTGCCGGGCGGCGACACGCGCCTGCCCTTCACGCGCAACGCGGCGCGCAGCCTCCTGAAGCTCATGAGCTACAAGGACGAGTACGAGGTCGCGCGCCTCTACACCGACGGCGCATTCCTGCAGAAGCTCAAGGACCAGTTCGAAGGCGACCTCCAGCTCGAGTTCCACATGGCCCCGCCGCTGCTCTCGCGCGCCGGGCACGGTCGCACGCCCGCCAAGATCCGCCTGGGCGCATGGATGTTGCCAGTGATGAAGTGGCTGGCCCACGGCAAGCGGCTGCGCGGCACGAAGTTCGACCTGTTCGGCTACACGCAGGAGCGCCGGACGGAGCGCGCGATGATCATCCAGTTCGACCATCGGCTCGGTGAGCTGGTCGCCGAGCTTTCACCGGCGAACCAGCAACTCGCCGCGCAGATCGCGGCGCTGCCGCTCTCGGTTCGCGGCTTCGGTCATGTGAAGCTGGCCAACCTTGCGCTCGCCACCGAGCGCGAGGCGGAGCTGCTGCACCGCTTCGCGCCGCAGCGTTATCCCCGACCGGAGAAGAATGCGCAGGCGGGCCAGTTCAAGGGGATTGCGGTCGTGTCGCAGTGA